Proteins encoded in a region of the Hippocampus zosterae strain Florida chromosome 11, ASM2543408v3, whole genome shotgun sequence genome:
- the hif1an gene encoding hypoxia-inducible factor 1-alpha inhibitor, with protein sequence MAAATVVEAEKPAPSEGATAGFSGVHEPAWDNSQLRRYTFPTKPIPRLSHTDPRAEMLINNEEPVVLTDTNLVYPALKWDVAYLQENIGNGDFSVYIAENHKFLYYDEKKMANVENFVPKSRRLEMKFSEFVEKMQQVQQTGGEERVYLQQTLNDTVGKNIVVDFLGFNWNWINKQQAKRSWGQLTSNLLLIGMEGNVTPAHYDEQQNFFAQIKGHKRCILFPPDQFECLYPYPVHHPCDRQSQVNFDNPDYNRFPNFKNVVGYEAVVGPGDVLYIPMYWWHHIESLLSGGVTITVNFWYKGAPTPKRIEYPLRAHQKVAIMRNIEKMLGEALGDPRQVGPLLNTMITGRYEDPQEKDDP encoded by the exons ATGGCAGCGGCGACCGTCGTGGAGGCCGAGAAGCCGGCGCCGAGTGAAGGTGCCACCGCCGGCTTCTCTGGCGTCCACGAGCCGGCCTGGGACAACTCTCAGCTGCGGAGATATACGTTTCCCACCAAGCCCATCCCCAGGCTGTCGCACACCGACCCCAGAGCTGAGATGCTCATCAACAACGAG GAGCCGGTGGTTTTAACAGACACGAACCTCGTGTATCCTGCTCTCAAGTGGGACGTCGCGTACCTCCAAGAAAACATTGGCAACGGCGACTTCTCTGTCTACATCGCAGAAAACCACAAGTTCCTCTACTACGACGAGAAGAAAATGGCCAACGTGGAGAACTTTGTCCCCAAGTCCCGACGACTTGAGATGAAATTCTCTGAGTTTGTGGAGAAGATGCAGCAAGTGCAGCAAACGGGAGGGGAAGAGCG GGTGTACTTACAGCAGACGCTCAACGACACGGTCGGAAAAAATATCGTGGTGGACTTCCTCGGTTTCAACTGGAACTGGATCAACAAGCAGCAGGCCAAAAGGAGCTGGGGCCAGCTGACATCCAACCTCCTGCTCATAGGCATGGAGG GCAATGTGACGCCGGCGCATTACGACGAGCAGCAGAACTTCTTTGCACAAATCAAAGGCCACAAGAGATGCATCCTCTTCCCCCCAGACCAGTTTGAGTGTCTGTATCCTTACCCTGTCCACCATCCCTGCGATAGACAAAGTCAA GTGAATTTTGACAACCCCGACTATAATAGGttcccaaattttaaaaatgttgtcgGCTATGAAGCGGTCGTGGGCCCGGGAGATGTGCTCTACATCCCCATGTATTG GTGGCATCACATCGAGTCCCTGCTGAGCGGTGGCGTGACAATCACAGTCAACTTCTGGTACAAA GGTGCGCCCACACCCAAGAGGATAGAATACCCACTGCGAGCCCACCAGAAGGTGGCCATCATGAGGAACATCGAGAAGATGCTGGGAGAAGCGCTCGGCGACCCTCGACAA GTGGGACCTTTGCTCAACACCATGATCACGGGTCGATACGAAGATCCCCAAGAGAAGGACGACCCTTGA